The genomic region GGTGCTGCAACGCTGATCGGGCCTGCGGTGGGCGGGGTATTCGCCGAGTACGATGCCTGGCGCGCCGCATTCTGGGCCCTGATTCCGGTCACCGCGTTGTTCATGGTACTGGCCTGGGCACTGCTACCGAAGAAAAGCGCGGATACCTCCCGGCCTGTAGGGGTGCCGTGGGCGCAACTGGTGCTTCTGAGCGCCGTGGTGTTGGCCATTTCGGTCGGCAGTATCAAGCCTGAGGCGATCTACAGCGTGCTCGGCCTGGCCGTGGGTTTCTTGCTGCTCTATTTGGTTTATCGCATAGAGGTCCGCTCGACTTGGCGCTTGATGCCCAAGGGCGGCCTGGCTGCCCGCGGTGCGTTACTGCCGCTTTACGTGTCCATGAGCCTGATGGTGATCGGCATGACCAGCGAAGTCTTTGTGCCGTATTTCCTGCAAGTTTTGCACCTGCAGACACCGTTGCTGGCGGGCTATATCAGTGCGTTGATGGCGGCGGGCTGGACCTTGGGGGCGCTTTACAGTTCCGGGCTGAAATCCACTACCGCGCTGCGTGCCATTGGCATCGCGCCGTTCTTCATTGTTGCCGGCTTGGTACTGGCGTTTGTATTCGTACCACGGTTCGATCCATCACTGCTCAATGTGGCAGGCGTGTGTGCGGGAATGTTCGCGGTCGGTGCCGGGATCGGCCTGGCGTGGCCGCATCTGCTCACACGCGTGCTGGAAAGCGTGGCCGAGGATGAAAAGGAGTTGGCTGGCGCTTCGATCACCACGGTTCAACTGATCGCTACGGCGATCGGGGCCGCATTGGCCGGCATGATCGTCAACCTTGGCGGCTTCTCTTCACCCGGGGGCGTGGCGGGTGCATCGAGTGCCGCAGCCTGGCTCTTTGGGGTGTACGCCGCACTGTCGCTGCTCATATTCGTCAGCGTCCGGCCGGTTATACGAAGCAAAGCCGAGCGCGCAGCGCTGGATGCGGCCTGATTATTTCTTCGAAGGGAGTTCGAGCATGAAGCGCTTGTGTTCATCTGAGTTAGTGGCCGATCCGGATATCGCCGCACAGCTGTCCAGCCTTGAAACCCGAGTACTGGGTGGGCGGGCCATCGGCATCGTCAACAACCACTTCATTGATTTGCCCAGCGCCATCGGGGGCAGTGGGACGGTCTTGAACAATGACGACCCGAGCGATATCCGTCGAGAAAACCTCTCTCGCTTGCGCTATGCCCTCGGCACCAGTGGAGAGCTGGTGCGTGGACCGATCAAGGCAGGTTTTTGTCGCTTGGCCATACCCGCTCGTACGCAGGCTGATCCGGTCGCGGGCATTGAACACGCCATCGGTGGTATCGACCCGGACAGCCCGTTCCGGTATCTACCGCTGGGGCATACCGCACAGGTGCCCAACATCTCGCTGGACTCCATTGATAACGCCGCCACCTTACTGACCCTTTCACATTGGCCATCGAGCCACACACCGCAGCGTTATAAAGCCAACCTGTCAACGCAAAGCGCATTCCGTTATCTGCGCGAAGGCAATCCGGTGGGTGAGGCAAGGATTGTCACTAGCGATCATTTCGACTTGGATGGGCTGGCTTCGATTTATGCGTTTCTGTCGCCTGCCAGCGCACTGCGGCACCAGGACTTGTTGATTGATGTGGCCAGGCTTGGCGACTTCTCCAGGGGAACGTCGCCCCAAGCGCTGAGAGTGGCCTTTACCCTCAATTCATTGGCGGCCCAAGTAAAACGACCGGGCGTACTCGATGCCGATACGGCCTTGCTGCAGACCTACCGAGCGGTGTTGCCGAAGGTGGGCCACGTGTTGGAGCATCCCGGGCAGTACGCCCATTGCTATGTCGAAGGCATGCATCACCTGGCGCGCAGTGAGCGCTTGTTGAGCCATCCCGAAACGCGGCTGGTGGAATACAAGGATGTCGATCTGGCGGTGTTCCATCTGCCGGCTGCGCTCGTTTCGGATCATTTGAACCATCTGCAGCCTTATTTCGGCTTGTCGAACATCGCCTTTCACAACCGGACACGCTGCGGTGTCGTGGCGATTGTCCACGGTGCGGCACTGGAAGTCAGGCAGCGTTACGAGAGCTGGGTGGAGCGTATTTCAGGAATTCCTCGGCCACGTCGGGACCTGTCGATCTTTACCCGGGCCCTTCAGCAGGATGAACGAGAAGGCTGTACCTGGCACTACGGCGGCGTGGAAAACATCATGCCGGCGTTGAAATGCGCCAACCCAGGCGCTACGCGGTACTCGAGCGAGATGTTACTGATGGAGCTGAGGCAGTTCCTGGCCGTTGCACCCGTCGCCTGGCGCGGATCGCGCTCAGGTTCGGCGAGCGGGGCAGGTTGAGCGCCTCACTTGAGCGGTTCAAGGTTCCTATCACTGGCAATGCGACCGCCCAGCCAGTAGAACAACCCACCGGCGACGATGAACAGCATCAGCATGTAGAAAATATACTGCGCCGGTTGCGTCGCCAGCACGAGGCCGCATAGCACCGGCCCGAGCGCGGCGCCGATGTTGCCCAGGTTCTGCGCCGCGTAGTACATGCCCCGCAGGTGGTTCGGCGCAATGCTGTCGATGAACATGTATTCGGCTGGGAAGACGATGATTTCACCGAGGGTGAAGATTGCCATGGCAATCACCCACACCACCAGTGTGGTCGAGAGGGCAAAGCCGCTCAGCCCAACGATAAACAGGCTCAGCCCTGCCGCCAGCCAGGCGTTCAGATGCCGACGGGAAATACGCTTGCCGAGGCTGTATTGCAGGCTGATCACCATCAGGGCGTTGGTTGCCACCACGGTGCTGATGATCCGGTAGGTAGTTCCAGGCGTGGTGGTCACCACCAGGTACTGCGAGAGGTAAGCGGTGAACTGGCCGAACACTACCGCACTCAATAAACCACCGAGCGTAAAGCACACCAGGCGGTAATCACGCAGCAATACCTTGCCGACCGCCAGGAACGGCGTGGGTGGTTGGCCCGTTTCGACAGTCGCCAGGTTTTTGTCGCCCCATACGCAGTAGATCAGGAAGTAGCCGGCCCCAAGCCCCGCCGACAGCAGGAACGGCAGGCTGATGTCCAGGCTGGCCACCCCAGCGCCGAGAAATGGCCCGATGGCATAGCCGATATTAGTCAGGGTGTACTTGATCGAAAACGCTTCGCTGCGCTGATCGACGGGGAGCAGGCTGCCGAATCCGGACTTGACCGCGATATCAATCACCGCATACGCCAGGTTGACCAATACCAGGCACAGGTAGAACAGCCACAGCTGGGACGCGCCGTACGCGCCAAGAAAAGCCAGGGTGAATACTGCGCAGCAGGTGAGAATCAGCGGGTAACTGCGCATGCGGTCCACCAGGAACCCGCCGTACAGGCTCAATAAAGAGCCGATGATCAGCGTACTGCCGATGACCAGGCCGATGTCGGCAATGCCCAGGACAAAGTTGCTCGACAAGTAGATCACCAGATAGGGCAGGGTGACCGCCCGGGCGAGGGTCAATACCAATGAAGCGCACAGCAGCAGGTTGAGGGTAGCGGGGTAGGTTTTAAGCGTGGCGAGCATTCGAGCCTCATCGTCCATTGACCAAGTGCAAGCGCCATGAGCCGCTTGTATGGGTAGACATAGCTTACTGATGCTGTGAATTCTGATTTAGGATGCTTTTTCCAACGACTCAGGAATTGAATTCATGAATAAGGACCGTCTATGTTTGCCTCCGAACGTTTGAAGGGCATTGACGTGTTTGTCTGCGTTGCGCAATACGGCAGCTTCACCGCGGCCGCCGAAAACATGGCCCTGACCGCGTCTGCCGTGAGTAAATCCATTGCCCGGCTGGAAAAACGCCTGGGCGCCCGACTGTTCCAGCGTACGACGCGTGTATTGGCATTGACCGATGCGGGCATCGCGTTCCTGCGTACCTGCACCGGGGTGCTGGCTGACCTGGAAGAAGCCGAGCTGTCCCTGCAAGCGGAAAATACCGAGCCGCGTGGACGAGTGCGCATTGACCTGCCAGGCACATTCGGTCGCACCCAGGTGCTGCCATTCCTTGTTCCATGGATGCAGGCACATCCGCTGCTGGTGCCGCACCTGACCTTCTGTGATGGCCTGGTCGACCCGTTCCGGGAAGGCGCCGACATCGTCGTGCACATCGGCAATGCGGATGAGTGGCCGCAGACGCTAGGGCACAAGGTGCTCGCCCATGAATGGCATGTCTTGTGTGCCGCCCCGGCGTACCTGGCCCGGCATGGCACACCGGTGTCGGAGCACGACCTCGCCCACCATCAGTGCATCGCCTATGGCTGGGCGGATGGGCGTATCAGCCCGTGGCGCTACACCGGCGAACAGGGCATGACGC from Pseudomonas synxantha harbors:
- a CDS encoding MFS transporter, whose protein sequence is MTSTTGWSALLLGKNGLRSAALAGGVALHAINVYLVTTILPSVVADIGGLDYYAWNTTLFVVASIIGSVLSTKCLTALGARAAYVWAGVIFAIGSGVCSLAPDMAVMILGRTIQGLGGGLLFALPYAMIRLVFAEPLWPRAMALISGMWGAATLIGPAVGGVFAEYDAWRAAFWALIPVTALFMVLAWALLPKKSADTSRPVGVPWAQLVLLSAVVLAISVGSIKPEAIYSVLGLAVGFLLLYLVYRIEVRSTWRLMPKGGLAARGALLPLYVSMSLMVIGMTSEVFVPYFLQVLHLQTPLLAGYISALMAAGWTLGALYSSGLKSTTALRAIGIAPFFIVAGLVLAFVFVPRFDPSLLNVAGVCAGMFAVGAGIGLAWPHLLTRVLESVAEDEKELAGASITTVQLIATAIGAALAGMIVNLGGFSSPGGVAGASSAAAWLFGVYAALSLLIFVSVRPVIRSKAERAALDAA
- a CDS encoding DUF6687 family protein; this encodes MKRLCSSELVADPDIAAQLSSLETRVLGGRAIGIVNNHFIDLPSAIGGSGTVLNNDDPSDIRRENLSRLRYALGTSGELVRGPIKAGFCRLAIPARTQADPVAGIEHAIGGIDPDSPFRYLPLGHTAQVPNISLDSIDNAATLLTLSHWPSSHTPQRYKANLSTQSAFRYLREGNPVGEARIVTSDHFDLDGLASIYAFLSPASALRHQDLLIDVARLGDFSRGTSPQALRVAFTLNSLAAQVKRPGVLDADTALLQTYRAVLPKVGHVLEHPGQYAHCYVEGMHHLARSERLLSHPETRLVEYKDVDLAVFHLPAALVSDHLNHLQPYFGLSNIAFHNRTRCGVVAIVHGAALEVRQRYESWVERISGIPRPRRDLSIFTRALQQDEREGCTWHYGGVENIMPALKCANPGATRYSSEMLLMELRQFLAVAPVAWRGSRSGSASGAG
- a CDS encoding MFS transporter → MLATLKTYPATLNLLLCASLVLTLARAVTLPYLVIYLSSNFVLGIADIGLVIGSTLIIGSLLSLYGGFLVDRMRSYPLILTCCAVFTLAFLGAYGASQLWLFYLCLVLVNLAYAVIDIAVKSGFGSLLPVDQRSEAFSIKYTLTNIGYAIGPFLGAGVASLDISLPFLLSAGLGAGYFLIYCVWGDKNLATVETGQPPTPFLAVGKVLLRDYRLVCFTLGGLLSAVVFGQFTAYLSQYLVVTTTPGTTYRIISTVVATNALMVISLQYSLGKRISRRHLNAWLAAGLSLFIVGLSGFALSTTLVVWVIAMAIFTLGEIIVFPAEYMFIDSIAPNHLRGMYYAAQNLGNIGAALGPVLCGLVLATQPAQYIFYMLMLFIVAGGLFYWLGGRIASDRNLEPLK
- a CDS encoding LysR family transcriptional regulator, which produces MFASERLKGIDVFVCVAQYGSFTAAAENMALTASAVSKSIARLEKRLGARLFQRTTRVLALTDAGIAFLRTCTGVLADLEEAELSLQAENTEPRGRVRIDLPGTFGRTQVLPFLVPWMQAHPLLVPHLTFCDGLVDPFREGADIVVHIGNADEWPQTLGHKVLAHEWHVLCAAPAYLARHGTPVSEHDLAHHQCIAYGWADGRISPWRYTGEQGMTLHKHAAPQWVVGNGEGLLMAALAGCGIVQLPTWLIQQQLHDGTLVQVLPQLATAGFEINLAWVKSRQAQPKVRVVLDALIAGLGTQD